A window of the Brassica napus cultivar Da-Ae chromosome C5, Da-Ae, whole genome shotgun sequence genome harbors these coding sequences:
- the LOC125587628 gene encoding uncharacterized protein LOC125587628, whose amino-acid sequence MTLRPSFRSRGNPSKAASASHGSDRNQGGSFLISMKEVLDDGGSKPVVETAPTEVVAQDAAPLPEVQVPEADYQAPKGTFEIEPSRHKRPRIDQGGASIRSSSSSSRGGTVGWSFTHSKPGSILDDSWGLAAIMRHLKSVGCPLPALKDLTNRDEYLDIAHCMGQLAGAVNRAQLRFENALCAAPNAGELAEVTEMVKAAKTDLDQAGFEFLNSKPK is encoded by the exons ATGACTCTGCGACCGTCATTCCGTTCTAGGGGTAACCCCTCTAAAGCTGCCAGTGCTTCTCATGGAAGCGACAGGAACCAAGGAGGATCGTTCCTTATCTCAATGAAGGAAGTTTTGGACGACGGAGGATCCAAACCTGTTGTCGAGACTGCTCCAACTGAGGTTGTAGCTCAGGATGCTGCTCCTCTCCCTGAGGTCCAGGTGCCGGAGGCTGACTACCAGGCTCCGAAGGGTACCTTTGAGATCGAGCCGTCGAGACACAAGAGGCCCAGGATCGATCAGGGCGGGGCTTCCATccgttcttcttcctcgtcctctagaGGAGGGACTGTTGGGTGGAGCTTTACCCATTCGAAGCCTGGGTCGATCCTGGATGACTCTTGGGGCCTAGCTGCGATAATGAGGCACCTGAAGAGCGTGGGATGTCCCCTTCCAGCGCTCAAGGACCTGACTAACCGAGATGAGTATCTCGATATTGCCCACTGTATGGGTCAG TTGGCTGGGGCTGTTAACAGGGCCCAGCTCAGGTTTGAGAATGCTCTGTGTGCTGCCCCCAATGCTGGTGAACTTGCTGAGGTTACCGAGATGGTTAAGGCAGCCAAAACCGATCTTGACCAAGCCGGGTTCGAATTTCTGAACTCGAAGCCGAAGTGA